In Streptomyces sp. ML-6, one DNA window encodes the following:
- a CDS encoding DUF6011 domain-containing protein has translation MDRDAHQPTLVDTPTGYRHRYCRRCGRELTRTQSRLIGYGPDCDPERRPGPAPEHHIDQDHLPGT, from the coding sequence ATGGACCGAGACGCGCACCAACCCACGCTCGTCGACACCCCCACCGGCTACCGGCACCGCTACTGCCGACGCTGCGGCCGCGAACTCACCCGCACCCAGTCCCGCCTCATCGGGTACGGACCTGACTGCGACCCCGAACGCCGGCCAGGGCCCGCCCCCGAGCACCACATCGACCAGGACCACCTTCCCGGCACCTGA
- a CDS encoding helix-turn-helix domain-containing protein, protein MDLTGYLTSDEAAERLGINRQSLYNLAQRSPDFPKSTKVGRTPMWPKEGIDAWREKHPKRQTSKKTDR, encoded by the coding sequence ATGGACCTCACCGGCTACCTGACCTCCGACGAAGCAGCAGAACGACTCGGCATCAACCGACAGAGCCTCTACAACCTGGCCCAACGGTCTCCGGACTTTCCGAAGTCCACGAAGGTCGGGCGGACGCCGATGTGGCCCAAGGAAGGGATCGACGCGTGGCGGGAGAAGCACCCGAAGCGACAGACCAGCAAGAAGACCGACAGGTGA
- a CDS encoding AAA family ATPase: protein MATATGAPASNMAAGRTSHTRFQFAPATKEQSKARVALDGPSGSGKTYTALTIASALGSRIALIDTERGSARKYANEFAFDVLELAYFSPDDLVEALAAAGAAGYDVVIVDSLSHFWSGSGGMLEQVDHAAKKGFGGNSFGGWKEARPMERRMVDALVSYPGHVIVTMRAKTDYVLETNEHGKQVPRKVGMKPEQREGLEYEFDIVGSMDWENTLIVTKSRARELTGVVVRQPGIEFGQQIKNWLEDGTAVEPIEDLITEALRADATFEDLGALMKKVRARRLEGAPMLDPAGTPTTLGAHIQERGKVLRKAAQDGNSERSAA from the coding sequence ATGGCCACGGCCACCGGGGCCCCCGCCAGCAACATGGCGGCGGGCCGGACCTCGCACACCCGTTTTCAGTTCGCTCCGGCCACCAAGGAGCAGTCAAAGGCCCGTGTTGCCCTCGACGGCCCGTCCGGGTCCGGGAAGACGTACACGGCCCTGACGATCGCCTCCGCGCTCGGCTCCCGCATCGCGCTCATTGACACGGAGCGCGGCTCGGCCAGGAAGTACGCCAACGAGTTCGCGTTCGACGTGCTGGAGCTCGCGTACTTCTCCCCGGACGACCTCGTCGAGGCGCTGGCCGCAGCTGGTGCCGCCGGGTACGACGTCGTCATCGTCGACTCTCTGTCGCACTTCTGGTCCGGGTCCGGCGGCATGCTGGAGCAGGTCGACCACGCCGCGAAGAAGGGCTTCGGCGGCAACAGCTTCGGGGGGTGGAAGGAAGCCCGCCCGATGGAGCGCCGCATGGTCGACGCCCTGGTCTCGTACCCGGGGCACGTCATCGTCACGATGCGCGCCAAGACGGACTACGTCCTGGAGACCAACGAGCACGGCAAGCAGGTGCCCCGCAAGGTCGGCATGAAGCCCGAGCAGCGCGAGGGCCTGGAGTACGAGTTCGACATCGTCGGGTCGATGGACTGGGAGAACACCCTCATCGTCACCAAGTCCCGCGCCCGGGAACTGACCGGCGTCGTGGTTCGACAGCCCGGCATCGAGTTCGGGCAGCAGATCAAGAACTGGCTGGAAGACGGTACGGCGGTCGAGCCGATCGAGGACCTCATCACGGAGGCTCTGCGTGCAGACGCCACGTTCGAGGACCTTGGTGCGCTGATGAAGAAGGTCCGGGCCCGCCGTCTGGAGGGGGCCCCGATGCTCGACCCGGCCGGTACGCCGACGACGCTCGGCGCCCACATTCAGGAGCGCGGCAAGGTGCTGCGGAAGGCCGCACAGGACGGAAACTCGGAGAGGAGCGCCGCCTGA
- a CDS encoding WYL domain-containing protein, which translates to MKHTNQQTTTKTLADLYRSLDRRTAVTITYLKPGEAEPTVRTIEVHEIRTTRAGGIVIVAMCRLRGEERQFHLSGVLAYTTHRIAYVLDRPEPTKYVRPTPAPTTDAQALFFYELARDQDDADYIPRILIQADTSLAA; encoded by the coding sequence ATGAAGCACACCAACCAGCAGACCACCACCAAGACCCTCGCCGACCTCTACCGCTCCCTGGACCGGCGCACCGCCGTCACGATCACCTACCTCAAGCCCGGAGAAGCCGAACCCACCGTGCGGACCATCGAAGTGCACGAGATCCGCACCACCCGCGCCGGCGGCATCGTCATCGTCGCCATGTGCCGCCTCCGCGGCGAGGAGCGCCAGTTCCACCTGTCCGGCGTGCTCGCCTACACCACCCACCGAATCGCCTACGTCCTCGACCGGCCCGAGCCCACCAAGTACGTCCGCCCCACCCCCGCGCCGACCACGGACGCGCAGGCCCTGTTCTTCTACGAGCTCGCCCGCGACCAGGACGACGCCGACTACATCCCGCGCATTCTGATCCAGGCCGACACCAGCCTCGCCGCCTAG
- a CDS encoding DUF6354 family protein, protein MNARPAVAEGQLYRDLAPDMKDRQRHLRVTGTTVTHATLVVEHDLGGQTGRITKASLTRLGSSAFELLEDPADTDPMYLSLLAAMSRAHRPGATPADYARAALSVVRTVEQ, encoded by the coding sequence ATGAACGCTCGACCGGCTGTCGCAGAAGGGCAGCTCTACCGCGACCTCGCACCGGACATGAAGGACCGACAACGCCACCTCCGGGTCACCGGAACCACCGTCACCCACGCCACGCTCGTTGTCGAGCACGACCTTGGCGGCCAGACTGGCCGTATCACCAAGGCGAGCCTTACCCGGCTGGGCAGCAGCGCCTTCGAGCTGCTGGAGGACCCTGCGGACACAGACCCGATGTACCTGTCCCTGCTGGCGGCTATGAGTCGAGCGCACCGACCGGGGGCTACGCCAGCTGACTACGCCCGCGCAGCCCTGTCCGTCGTGCGCACCGTCGAGCAGTGA
- a CDS encoding endonuclease VII domain-containing protein: protein MQEALTPELDRQCGNPECSKTMTDGSRALYCSVPCRTRAGRIRRREEASKLTHKVCPDCQQDNPIDQYTNPWVHYCRICTNARERARYVARGGSDYAYAQSLKYNYGLTMEEYLARVEKQGGRCAVCGEKSDRRLHVDHNHRTGAVRDLLCEWCNHAIGKARDDPARLRAMADYLERHAEAAPPDRRDGSAA, encoded by the coding sequence ATGCAAGAAGCGCTGACGCCCGAGCTGGACAGGCAATGCGGAAACCCCGAGTGCAGCAAGACCATGACGGACGGCAGCCGTGCCCTCTACTGCTCTGTTCCATGCCGAACGCGCGCAGGGCGCATCCGGCGCCGGGAGGAAGCGTCGAAGCTGACCCACAAGGTGTGCCCCGACTGCCAGCAGGACAATCCGATCGATCAGTACACCAACCCGTGGGTTCACTACTGCCGTATCTGCACAAACGCCAGAGAAAGGGCGCGGTACGTCGCCAGGGGTGGGTCCGACTATGCCTACGCCCAGTCTTTGAAGTACAACTACGGTCTCACCATGGAGGAGTACCTGGCTCGGGTGGAAAAGCAGGGCGGCCGGTGTGCGGTCTGCGGGGAGAAGTCTGACCGCCGACTGCACGTGGACCACAACCACCGGACCGGCGCCGTAAGGGACTTGCTGTGCGAATGGTGCAATCACGCCATCGGTAAGGCGCGGGACGATCCAGCGCGGCTGCGCGCCATGGCGGACTACCTGGAGCGCCACGCTGAGGCCGCGCCGCCCGACCGGCGCGACGGCTCCGCCGCTTAG
- a CDS encoding LacI family DNA-binding transcriptional regulator has protein sequence MTPKQYGAPSVRQLAAVVDGMAGQVSEGRLRQLRMVVGMFDRAVGRDEMPGRASRTAAQLFTWAALRPFWDLAVDGQLRHWEKDAGKPLPEWTQRIVRDCLKILACEVLPAGKAVRLPSIANPEPKATVGGRSLDALYRGMVDLAGQGPLERDGTALSYEDRTRLLAIVAVMLDAAPRSGELAAQSLSDLAPGETAVAVRRQQQKAPPNRVEEIAALAEVGTEAARSVLGGWVERVSEGTRQRVLAAVAELEPLPEVEWYPLREGSRVAVRRWLKVRQGLVESLPLEGAKTALWVSLVPSKAGPPGVPLRAQGLRQAYARGITALNWVMAGQYGWEPLPTTMEQIRRSVEAVPVEEPPV, from the coding sequence GTGACCCCGAAGCAGTACGGCGCCCCGTCGGTCCGGCAGCTTGCCGCGGTGGTCGACGGGATGGCCGGGCAGGTGTCGGAGGGCCGGCTGCGGCAGTTGCGGATGGTGGTCGGGATGTTCGACCGGGCTGTGGGACGGGACGAGATGCCGGGCCGGGCGTCCCGGACCGCGGCCCAGTTGTTCACGTGGGCTGCGCTGCGCCCGTTCTGGGACCTGGCAGTGGACGGGCAGTTGCGGCACTGGGAGAAGGATGCCGGGAAACCGTTGCCGGAGTGGACGCAACGGATCGTGCGGGACTGCTTGAAAATCCTGGCCTGTGAGGTCCTGCCCGCAGGGAAGGCGGTGCGGTTGCCGTCGATCGCGAACCCGGAGCCGAAGGCCACGGTGGGCGGGCGGTCGCTGGATGCCTTGTACCGGGGGATGGTGGACCTGGCCGGGCAGGGGCCGCTGGAGCGGGACGGGACGGCCTTGTCGTACGAGGACCGGACCCGGCTGCTTGCGATCGTGGCGGTGATGCTGGACGCGGCCCCACGATCGGGGGAGCTGGCGGCGCAGTCTCTGTCCGACCTCGCCCCGGGTGAGACGGCGGTGGCGGTGCGCCGGCAGCAGCAGAAGGCTCCCCCGAACCGGGTCGAGGAGATCGCCGCCCTGGCTGAGGTGGGGACGGAGGCGGCCCGGTCAGTGCTGGGTGGTTGGGTGGAGCGGGTGTCGGAGGGGACCCGGCAGCGTGTCCTGGCCGCGGTCGCCGAGCTGGAGCCGTTGCCGGAGGTCGAGTGGTACCCGCTGCGTGAGGGTTCCCGGGTGGCGGTGCGCCGCTGGTTGAAGGTGCGGCAGGGCCTGGTGGAGTCGTTGCCGCTGGAGGGTGCGAAGACGGCGTTGTGGGTGTCGTTGGTGCCGTCGAAGGCCGGCCCGCCGGGTGTGCCGCTGCGGGCGCAGGGGTTGCGGCAGGCGTACGCGCGGGGCATCACGGCGTTGAACTGGGTGATGGCCGGGCAGTATGGGTGGGAGCCGTTGCCGACGACGATGGAGCAGATCCGGCGGTCCGTCGAGGCGGTGCCGGTGGAGGAGCCTCCGGTGTGA
- a CDS encoding DUF6207 family protein: MRSFDAVHVSEPGLVVVEVAAGDEETALAAVAELGERWATSGPSEPWRVPGEPGVRVRTYADTRLTFRPAAS, encoded by the coding sequence ATGAGGTCTTTCGATGCGGTGCATGTGTCCGAGCCGGGCCTGGTTGTGGTGGAGGTGGCGGCCGGCGACGAGGAAACGGCTCTGGCCGCGGTCGCGGAGCTGGGGGAGCGGTGGGCGACGTCGGGTCCGTCCGAGCCGTGGCGGGTACCGGGCGAACCGGGGGTGCGGGTGCGGACGTACGCCGACACTCGGCTTACCTTCCGTCCGGCCGCGTCCTGA
- a CDS encoding integrase — MSVVPALPAGSGVVEPPAPAVDLEEVVEGELVDDDELLPATAAPAKPLVDQHTILYPGQAMPTAEDGPRYTRRDYEVSEETARRLEEESAPHNTDRNYRNQRRLFAEWCDGMGRVARPCTTATYVEYCAHLIAKEMAPNSISTYLSAVRTWMPDDKKPGTSLARAMLREYRKNWSKRKRVKKAPPITAAMARAMVDTCDLRHPIGLRDRFVILVGRKALNRRSELKQLEVADLLVEDGGVAEWVAYSKTDQDAVGEETWVPADADDPRYDPVAATRDWLNLLHRLGVDEGPVLRALTVAGTLQSRATATVSGDSVSGDAINDWIRGRAFAAGLPNWQDVTSHGLRRGGAQEIADAGGDPTKQGRWKAGSAVVKREYLDRAQSRAENPWLKVAAKRRAAAEEQG, encoded by the coding sequence ATGTCCGTCGTCCCCGCCCTGCCCGCGGGCTCCGGTGTCGTCGAGCCCCCGGCCCCGGCCGTCGACCTTGAGGAGGTCGTCGAAGGCGAACTCGTCGATGACGACGAGCTGCTGCCGGCCACGGCCGCGCCCGCCAAGCCCCTGGTGGACCAGCACACGATCCTCTACCCCGGCCAGGCCATGCCGACCGCCGAGGACGGTCCGCGGTACACCCGGCGGGACTACGAGGTGTCCGAGGAGACCGCCCGGCGTCTGGAGGAGGAGTCGGCGCCGCACAACACCGACCGGAACTACCGCAACCAGCGGCGTCTTTTCGCGGAGTGGTGCGACGGGATGGGCCGGGTGGCACGGCCGTGCACCACGGCGACGTACGTGGAGTACTGCGCGCACCTGATCGCGAAGGAGATGGCGCCGAACAGCATCAGTACGTACCTGTCGGCCGTCCGGACGTGGATGCCCGACGACAAGAAGCCGGGCACCAGCCTGGCCAGGGCGATGCTGCGCGAGTACCGGAAGAACTGGAGCAAGCGCAAGCGGGTCAAGAAGGCCCCACCGATCACGGCCGCCATGGCCCGGGCGATGGTCGACACCTGCGATCTGCGCCACCCCATCGGCCTGCGCGACCGGTTCGTGATCCTCGTCGGCCGCAAGGCCCTGAACCGGCGCAGCGAGCTGAAGCAGCTGGAGGTGGCCGACCTTCTGGTCGAAGACGGCGGTGTGGCGGAGTGGGTGGCCTACTCCAAGACCGACCAGGACGCGGTCGGCGAGGAGACCTGGGTGCCGGCCGACGCCGACGACCCCCGGTACGACCCGGTGGCAGCCACCCGGGACTGGCTCAACCTCCTGCACCGCCTCGGCGTTGACGAGGGCCCGGTGCTGCGCGCCCTCACCGTGGCGGGCACCCTGCAGTCCCGGGCGACCGCCACGGTGTCCGGCGACTCCGTCAGCGGCGACGCGATCAACGACTGGATCCGCGGCCGCGCGTTCGCCGCCGGGTTGCCTAACTGGCAGGACGTCACCTCGCACGGGCTGCGCCGCGGCGGTGCCCAGGAGATCGCGGACGCGGGCGGCGACCCAACGAAGCAGGGCCGGTGGAAGGCCGGATCGGCCGTCGTGAAGCGGGAGTACCTGGACCGCGCCCAGTCGAGGGCGGAGAATCCGTGGCTGAAGGTTGCGGCGAAGCGCCGTGCCGCAGCAGAGGAGCAAGGGTGA